The following nucleotide sequence is from Aspergillus luchuensis IFO 4308 DNA, chromosome 1, nearly complete sequence.
TAAGGATTCGACTGAAGCTCAAGCTCCCCCCCTAACACCCCAGTCATCCAAGAAAGCCTTTGAGGCTCCCTCTCCCAGTTTGCCATATTACACAATCTGGGGAGTCAGTTTTCTGTTGCTTTCACCATGGCCCTTACAATACCCACCCACAACTGTCATGGCTCAACCCTTCAGCTCCCTCAGCCATCACTAGATGGGGCCAAGTGCCCTGCTACTTCAATCAACTGTGTGCCCCAAGTTTGGACCGCTCTGTACGACAATCCCTTTTACTACATAACTCTGAGCTGCAATCCAGAAACCATCATATCTTCTCTTTGTGGGTCGTTCTGGGAGCCAGTCGTGCCATGTAACCTCGTTAGTCCATGGTTGCATCCAATTTTGAGTGAAGTaccggaggaagaaaagcttGCTTCCTCACCAGGCCTCTGCCCCGAACTCCTTGCCATAATGAATGGCATCCGTCGGCCCACAATAGCCGCATTTTGGCTGAGAGCTGCAGCTGGAGGATTGACTCCAATGATCCTGCGCAGGACTAGACGAGGGAGACCGCCTCTGGACCCGGTCGCGTTTCCTTGGAATGGGTGTCCTCAAAGCTTCATGGATATTGCTGGTACAGGGTCTTATCTTGACCAAAGCAAGGGGCAGATATGGAGGGCTGACGTCTGGcggcttctccatcttccaactaccgaggaagacgaccTGTCCTACAATTATTCACCACGTACACCATGGGAGCCATGCGGAAAGATGCAGACAACGGAATGTGCGCTTCGAGTGGTTTCGCATCTAAATTGTCCACGCCATAATATTCGGTACCACCATTGGAActgggaggtggagaacaGTGCTGCCATCGAAGATGAAGGTTTCTCTACAACAAGAGCTTACATGCCAACTACTCGGTGTATAGTGGTCATTTTATGCAAGAGCCTCATGTCTTTCCTGGGAAGCCACTGGACCAAGAAGCATCAGAGCAGGCCTCTATAGATATTTTTCGTTGGTTTATCTTCAATGGGGAGGGCTTCCCCCCGGGGAAGTTCTACAAAGATGAGTGGCTAGCTTGTCTTGCGGACGACGAAGATATAGATGAAGAGAACGATGAGGGCGATAGTGATATACTATCAGATCACAGACAAACAGGCAAATCAAATGGCTTGGAACAATGGTTAAATACACTCCAATAAGCTACCTCTCTGAACTTTGAGTTGGCCCAACGTAAAGACTCCACTGTGGTTCACTGAAGAAGCCATCTTCGAGCTATCCGAGAGAATCATCATTGTGGCGTGATCAAGTCCGGACTTTGCAGGTCTCCACGCAGCGGCCCGGGGTTTGCTGCTACAGTGTAACATCGGTGGGCCATCCCCGCATGGGCTATCTGAAAACCGAGCTTATCCCGGAAATGAGGCGGACAGGCACAATCAGATCCCAGGTTCCGTTCTCATCCGAGATGTCATGTTAACGGGATCTAGGGGCCACGGCAGATCAACCGTTAGGAGCTATTTTCCGCGGATCCACTTGCTTGGCCTGCAGCTCGAATTATGCTATCATTGGGGCTTATGAGGGGCTTGGTTTGTCGCCTTATGCAGTACTCCTCACGTCTACTCCACTTCTGCAACGCTCAAGCCCACCTTATCAGCATGCCAAACCCCGGCACGATGGGATGATGTTTCAAACAGTGCCCCGTGTGCACTTGTTGATTGCATACAATGttgggagaaaagaaagcagacaCCGTGTTCCGTGGCTCCCGAATCAAATGATCAGGACGATGCGAGACTTGCGGTTGGAGATGTTTCACGATATGACAGTCGAACATATAAAGGGAGACAACTTCTCATTGGAATTTCTCCCATCATCTacaacagcatcaatcaTCTCAACAACATCTCTCCTAACAAAACCACCTAACTCATCAAACCATGGCTCCCGTCCTGAAGAAGTACAAGGCCGCAGCAGTCAATGCTGAGCCTGGCTGGTTCAACCTGGAGGAGTCCGTCCGCCGGACCATCCACTGGATTGACGAGGCTGGCAAGGCCGGATGCAAATTCATTGCCTTCCCCGAGCTTTGTAAGGCCTCCCACCTGAATGTATCAGAGACTCTTGGCTAACCCTAGAACAGGGATTCCTGGATATCCCTACTGGATGTGGAAGGTCAACTACCAGGAGAGCCTGCCTCTTCTGAAGAAGTACCGCGAGAACAGCCTTCCGTCCGACTCGGACGAGATGCGCCGGATCCGCAACGCAGCCCGCGCCAACAAGATCTACGTGTCTTTGGGCTACTCGGAGGTGGACTTGGCCAGTCTGTACACCACTCAGGTCATGATCTCCCCGTCTGGCGATATCCTCAACCACCGCCGCAAGATCAGAGCCACTCATGTTGAGCGCTTGGTGTTTGGCGACGGCACCGGTGACACCACCGAGTCGGTCATCCAGACTGACATCGGCCGCGTCGGCCACCTCAACTGCTGGGAGAACATGAACCCCTTCATGAAGGCGTATGCAGCCTCTTTGGGCGAGCAGGTCCACGTTGCTGCCTGGCCACTCTACCCTGGTAAGGAGACCTTGAAGTACCCGGACCCCTTCACCAACGTGGCGGAGGCCAATGCGGACGTAAGTTCTCCTCTGAAAATCCTTCTTTGTTTTGATGTCTGAGGGCTGATGAAGACTGCGCAGCTTGTCACCCCCGCCTACGCCATCGAAACCGGCACGTACACCTTGGCGCCCTGGCAAACAATCACCGCCGAAGGCATCAAGTTGAACACTCCCCCTGGCAAGGATCTGGAGGATCCCCACATTTACAACGGTCACGGTCGCATTTTCGGCCCCGATGGCCAGAACCTTGTTCCTCACCCTGACAAGGACTTCGAAGGACTCCTGTTTGTTGATGTGAGTTACTTTTCCCTTTCGACTGACGTGCAGAATGCTCACATTTTTACAGATTGACCTGGATGAATGTCATCTTTCCAAGTCCCTGGCTGACTTTGTAAGTGATCCTCCGGGCGCATTCTTTACATCTTGCTAACTGTTCCACCCAGGGCGGCCACTACATGCGTCCCGACCTCATCCGCCTGCTGGTTGACACCAACCGAAAGGACCTCGTCGTTCGGGAAGACCGCGTGAACGGAGGGGTTGAGTATACCCGCACTGTCGACCGAGTTGGGCTTTCGACCCCCTTGGACATCGCGAACACCGTGGATTCGGAGAACTAGAGTCACCCCGATGTGTCGGTTCATTGAAAACCGGCCTTGTTCCTCTCCACTCCGTCCCGTGTCAAAACCGATAGGCTCTCATGATGAGATATTGATGAAGTTCGACTTGTACATTAGAGTTCTTTGAATGAACGCACACATCTGCTTACCAGGCTCCTTTTTCGGATAGACATcgtaaaaaaaataaagaaaaaaaaaagccttCCTCCCTTCGTTCTTCGGACTTTCCATTCTTGCAGCATCTCTTACTCTCTCGGTtggatattaataaatcattGCTGTTGGTCATAGTAAAAATGGAGATGTAGGTATACCACACCGACACCTCACGGCAATAGACGGCGACATTGTGGACAGTGGCGCACGGGATTGTAGGCTCTGCAGCCAATTCCAAAAACCGGTTTGGGGCGATCACTCGGAGAGTTTCATGCAGCGACGCAGCTAGCCACGGACATTCCTCGTACTTTTCGCACTTATTATCCTGCTGTGTGTGTTGCCCCTGTTGTTGCAGCAAATGGGAAAGCCCAGCTGATATTACATGCATAGTCGCAAAGGCCCCCGGATAACGTTCGCCCCGCAAAGTTGGCCGAAGGGAAAAGGTTAGTAGGGATTTGGTATCGGGATTTGCTTGAACTCGTGCGAGTCAGAGTGAGCATGACACCAATCAAGCACGGGTCAGAGAGCTCTTCTGCTCCATAATGGATCATACGATCTCCCGCACTGGATCTCGATAAAGTGAAGGCAGAAGTGGGAACAGGAGCCGACCGCGGGTCCATGGCGATCGAACCGGGGTTTGCTGAGCCCGGGATTTGCGCCACCGGCTTTTGCATAAATCGGTTGTGGCCTCGACGAACACCACCTCTCGGACCTAAAAGTCCGATTACCACTAGTAACTAGTTTACTTGGTTTTCTCTGTACAATGGGATCGCCCAAGACATTCGTTGATGTCTCCCGTCCAGGGCATCGCAGGTTCTGCAAGCCCCCCGTCAAGGTCGCCTGCCTGTCGTGGTAGGTTCTGCCGCCACTGATGTTTTCATAGCTATGAGCGCTCACAGTTCCCGACAGTCGGACGTTGCGAGTGCGTTGCGATGGCCAGGAACGATGCTCCAACTGTGTCGCCAAGGATACAATATGTTGCTATGTCCCTAGTAAACGAGGCGGTCCACGAAACTGCCAGAATCGCAAGCGTAAACGGGCATCAACGCCCCCGACAACGGTCTCTGATGCGCCGGATGAAGGTTATCAGACCCAAAAGAGAGGTAGCCCCATCATCGAGGGTCCGCCGTCGAGctcggatgaagatggtacACATCCTAGGCAGTTGTCTGAGTATCGCAGAAGACCTTGAGCTGATAATTCCCCAGGCTGGCTCAGCCAGATCTTGAGCCTGGGCGCCCCAGGCGCAGGACTGCGCAGTGTCGAAAGCTCCGTTACTGAAATGGAACAGATATTTGATTCAATATTCATGGTCGATGAACCATCCATGGTACCGGAACCTCCTGTTCCCCCACCGGATTTGTTGCAGACGTACGCGAGTGATGCGGACATGTAAGATTCACCCAGACATTCCGCTAAACTGTTCTGACCGGCGCAGACTGGACGCCTACTATGTCTTCATTCACATTTATTATCCGATATTGCCTCCTCCGGAACGGGTGCCGGTTTACAATCGTCCTTTGTCCGAGAGGTCACCTTTTCGACCTTCTAGTCCTCTTAGTTTAGCCATATCAGCCATTCTCGCCCTTGTACCGCATCCCGAGGTGAAACAGCCTTCACGATCAGAGTATGTGAAGCTGCGTCGAGACCTTGCCCATTCCTTTGCACAGTCTGCACTAGAGGCCGTGGAGACTGACCTTGAGCTGCTGGATTCTTCGGTTGATCCATCGAAAGCTCTTTCCGACGGCGCACCCCAGTATCAGCGAAAGGAATTTCACAGCAAAGTGCCCGTTTGTCTGGAAGCGGTTCTAGCATTGGTGGTGCTGAGCGTATATGAGTATGCTCAGAGGGGGAACATAAACAAAATGTGTAATCGGGCGGGGCAAGCGTTGACAGCCGCCATGAGCATGTCGCTGCACGAGATggtcgacgaggatgaataCTCTGAGGCCCGTCGAAGAGCTTGGTGGATCACAGTCAGTATCTCTCGAATATTGACAGACAAATTGCGCTAACATCATGAAGTATTTGACAGTCTGCCAAGGATCAATTGTCAGCGGGATGGTATGTAGTCGTGCTCCAGGTCTCAGACATGCGTAAATTACACATATAGCCCCCTGCAATTAATCCGTATGACCCTCGCTTTGTGACACCAATTCCAGAGGTGAGTATTTAGCTCTCGTGGTTAGATAGATTCTGACACGTACAGGGATGGAAACTGCTCATCGAGGCCCAGCAGACCATTCTCGAAGCCACAACCTTTGTTCACGATTTAGATCTAACCACAAAGTCACACTTCAATGCCTCCTGGGTGCCCCACCGGATGACCGAGCTGGACAACCAAATAACGTGTCTGCTGCATCCATGTCGCGTGTCCATTCACGACTCGGCCATAAAGTCGCCTAGCGCAACCCAGGACTCACCGGACGTCGTTGCCCTGCACACGATAAGACACATTGCAGAAATCAAGCTACACAGGTATATACCTGCATGTTATTCTTGTATCAGCCATGACTAACTCCATGTAGCGCTAGGATTAAGACTCACCGATTTTGCGCTTTCCAAGATATTCCCGTCTTTCGCAAGCGCCATTGCGACCTGGACGCAGCTGCAGGGCCCAGATGCTGTCGTGTGCAGGTCGCTGAAGCTTCCAGACCACCTACGTCCTCGCCCGACAGCTTTCTATCTTCCGTGCTCTCCGAGCCCGCAGCTATCGACTTTCCGTTTTCCGCACACGCGTCCTCGAAAATCTGTCTTCATGCAGCATTAAACATTGTCAGCCTTCTAGACAGCCTGCCGTATCCAAACCCGACGAATGAGATCCCATTGACTAACCCACCTTACCTTTCACGCAATTCCCGGGTTGAGATACCACGTATGATGCCGACTTTTGCCTGTTGTGCGATGCAGTCGAGCTATGCAATGATTATGTTGTGCTTGAAGGCCCGGGCGATGCGTGAGCCAGTGGGGAATGACTTGACGACCTCGAGCAGCCGATCTCTAGGCGGGTTCCTAGATGAGCTGCGACAGAGCCTGCGGCAGGTTTCGAAGGCCTTGGGAAACTATGCAATTGCGTTCGAAGCACTCAACGGGATGAGGGGTACGTGATATACCTGAACTTCGTATAAAACGATCATGAGCTGATGATGAAGTAGATGAGATCGCAAATTCTGTTGAAACAATTTCCATGAATGGCTGATAATCGCGCTGAGGCATATTGATTTGCAAAGTACACAGAGTACACTTTAGAACAGCAGTCCCGGTAGACTGCTTGATAACCCATtaatgagaagagagagttGTTACTTCTTCCacgaggaaaagcaaaaacatacCAGTTGCCAGAGTCAACCGATTCAAAGACGAGGAATACCTGTCCAATGCAATGAAGTATCTGTTAATTTCTGGAGGTTCATAGTAtagctgttggtggtgtatAGATATGGATGGGGCATCGCTTAGGTGGGCCCGTCTCACCGCCTGGTCTGTCAGCAAGCGGATAATACTGCCGTCTCCCACAATAATCCGGGGGGAATATTCTGTCAACGACTATCAAATCTGACAGAAGAGATCTGAATCACAAGCATGGGTAACTTGGGTTGGAACTATGTCTATATGAAAGATAAATAGTTTCAGACTGAAAGAgcataaattagaaaaaaaaagttctaGAGACCGTTTTACTAACATTTTTTCATAGAATGTGTCCAACGATGGATGTCCTCAACAGTGAGAATAGTCCAAAGCTATATATCATATGGCCATTCCATGATTTCAGCTCTACATTTCCACTTGCGCCCATTTCTCAAGATACCATCATGCCATGAAGTTCATGCCAATTGATGATCATAGGATCAACCTGGTCCTCGAAATCTGTTGTGGTCGCCAAGACCTCTGCGGCCGCCAACCCCATCCGCAATCTTTGATATCCGCTATTATATCCACTCCACTCTCCATCCGCCCTCCGCATAACTATCAACTCCCGCAATGACCTCACCTCGCGCAATTCACTGCACCTTCCTCATCTGTCCCCCAACCACCCTCCAGCTGCTCTTGCCTCTGCTTAAACCGCCAGCCAATCAGGAGCCTCAAATCCTTACAACGCTCCCTTATATTTGATAAAAGGGAAGCCCCACTAACCCAGTGAACCCGATGGTCGAATGGCCGGAGGACTTCAAGGTACGCTGATGAGCCGCCCAGTGTCGCCCTAAGAGAAGGCTGTTACTACCTCCCGTAAAGGTTGCAGGGAACACAGTGGCACACGTTCGAATCCCAGTCCCGGCCCCTACCGGCGTGATATCGAGGCCAGTTCCTGAAGCAGTCTTCAATGTGTGCGTCTAAGAGTGTAGGGCCCACCGGCTACAACTCGATCCTAAGCACGAAGACCAGGTTAATTGAAGGGAAAGTAACTGGGTTAACCCGgcaccttttttttttttcttttgttgttgctttggTGTTTTGTTCCTTTGAGGATTGCGTGAGGCTATACAAGTGTCCCACTTACTAGGAGGCTACTCCTCTGTGGTGGGAGAGAAACTAGATGATAGTGTTAGTAGGCTATttagtacttactacctaTGCTACCAGCCATTCTGTCTTGTCTTCGTTTACCGCATCAGCGTGATCTTGCCGCAATCAACCCAATTCGTCTTGGGTGAAGCCATCCCCATCGGTTCTTCTCATCCTGTACttaccctcttctccctcccgtACGGTACCTGCCCTTCCGCACCACCACACATGTATACCCAATGTAATCCTTTTCCTGAGCCGGCTAATTTGAAGCTATTCAAATCACTTCATTCCGTCCAACATGCCGCCTTTATTTGTAACCTTCTAACACCCCCATTTAGTGGCCAACACCCATCTGTCAGCTACTAGTAATAGAAGACATTGAGCTTCATTGAGACTTGTCAGTTTCTCAATGATCTGTAAGTTTTTGAGCCTTTGTCTTCATATACCACATTCTTTACTACCATACCCTTCGAAGAGTAGTTCATCTCTCGATCATCACTCCGCAACAGGTAGTTGCCTTTCCACCCCGACAATCAGCACGTTCCTACATCCACTGCTCTTGATACTATTCCATAATTATGTCTTGCCATTGTTGGCACTGGTAACGCAGCTGTTCTTGCTGTTCCTTGGTTCTAATCAACTCATCCAGGCCCGACCGATCAATCCTACACGCCGATATCCGGCTCCTCCATACTATAGCAATCTACTTAGCTTGTCCCAAATATCGCGAGCTATGAGTGGGTTCGTTCCTTACTTGATCATTTATCCCAGAAACAAAGGAGACTAATCAAATATATCTGTCTAGATACTCTATTCGTCGTATCGCACAATATTTCTCATATAACAGACGAGACAACAGATCTGTGCCACGACGGTGCACCCGAACGCTGGAGAACCGCATTCAGATTGCTATCAAAGTCGGATTCGTCTTATAAGGAACAGTCGAATTGGACTGCGAAGCGCGAACGTCATGGGGATTGCATTGGAAATCACAAAGCATGCGACCGAATCTATACGGTGGTCGTGATATCCCAcgttctcatcttcatctaccAAGGGCTTCCTACAGAGTACCATGACTCCtacacatcctcctcacgATTGGTCAATTGCATAGTAAGCTATTGCTACTAGTGATACTCGTGAATGGGGATCGGCGACACGAACAAATGGCGGTACGAAGCACGGCCACCAATGGCTGATCAGCAacctgcagatgcagagACAAGTCACTCGGCATTGTATCCCCGCTCGCCCTCGATAAGACACGATCCCACCTGCATAAACGAGGGGTAACAcctcccccaacccatcTTCGACTCAATCTTCAAttatcatccttctccgACCGATATAACTCTTTCTAACCTAGCGACATCTACCATGGCTCCCTCCCTGCCCGAATTGATGCTCAGCATCGAAGACATCAAGAACGCCGGATCGAAGAAACTCCCTCTTAAAGCGCGAGGTCCGCATTCACTACTATCTATTCAGACACTA
It contains:
- a CDS encoding carbon-nitrogen hydrolase family protein (COG:E;~EggNog:ENOG410PHQD;~InterPro:IPR000132,IPR036526,IPR037544,IPR044149, IPR003010;~PFAM:PF00795;~go_function: GO:0003824 - catalytic activity [Evidence IEA];~go_function: GO:0030196 - cyanide hydratase activity [Evidence IEA];~go_process: GO:0006807 - nitrogen compound metabolic process [Evidence IEA];~go_process: GO:0019500 - cyanide catabolic process [Evidence IEA]); translated protein: MAPVLKKYKAAAVNAEPGWFNLEESVRRTIHWIDEAGKAGCKFIAFPELWIPGYPYWMWKVNYQESLPLLKKYRENSLPSDSDEMRRIRNAARANKIYVSLGYSEVDLASLYTTQVMISPSGDILNHRRKIRATHVERLVFGDGTGDTTESVIQTDIGRVGHLNCWENMNPFMKAYAASLGEQVHVAAWPLYPGKETLKYPDPFTNVAEANADLVTPAYAIETGTYTLAPWQTITAEGIKLNTPPGKDLEDPHIYNGHGRIFGPDGQNLVPHPDKDFEGLLFVDIDLDECHLSKSLADFGGHYMRPDLIRLLVDTNRKDLVVREDRVNGGVEYTRTVDRVGLSTPLDIANTVDSEN
- a CDS encoding putative C6 finger domain protein (COG:S;~EggNog:ENOG410Q1U5;~InterPro:IPR036864,IPR007219,IPR001138;~PFAM:PF00172,PF04082;~TransMembrane:1 (o587-607i);~go_function: GO:0000981 - DNA-binding transcription factor activity, RNA polymerase II-specific [Evidence IEA];~go_function: GO:0003677 - DNA binding [Evidence IEA];~go_function: GO:0008270 - zinc ion binding [Evidence IEA];~go_process: GO:0006351 - transcription, DNA-templated [Evidence IEA];~go_process: GO:0006355 - regulation of transcription, DNA-templated [Evidence IEA]) → MGSPKTFVDVSRPGHRRFCKPPVKVACLSCRTLRVRCDGQERCSNCVAKDTICCYVPSKRGGPRNCQNRKRKRASTPPTTVSDAPDEGYQTQKRGSPIIEGPPSSSDEDGWLSQILSLGAPGAGLRSVESSVTEMEQIFDSIFMVDEPSMVPEPPVPPPDLLQTYASDADILDAYYVFIHIYYPILPPPERVPVYNRPLSERSPFRPSSPLSLAISAILALVPHPEVKQPSRSEYVKLRRDLAHSFAQSALEAVETDLELLDSSVDPSKALSDGAPQYQRKEFHSKVPVCLEAVLALVVLSVYEYAQRGNINKMCNRAGQALTAAMSMSLHEMVDEDEYSEARRRAWWITYLTVCQGSIVSGMPPAINPYDPRFVTPIPEGWKLLIEAQQTILEATTFVHDLDLTTKSHFNASWVPHRMTELDNQITCLLHPCRVSIHDSAIKSPSATQDSPDVVALHTIRHIAEIKLHSARIKTHRFCAFQDIPVFRKRHCDLDAAAGPRCCRVQVAEASRPPTSSPDSFLSSVLSEPAAIDFPFSAHASSKICLHAALNIVSLLDSLPYPNPTNEIPLTNPPYLSRNSRVEIPRMMPTFACCAMQSSYAMIMLCLKARAMREPVGNDLTTSSSRSLGGFLDELRQSLRQVSKALGNYAIAFEALNGMRDEIANSVETISMNG